The Erythrolamprus reginae isolate rEryReg1 chromosome 3, rEryReg1.hap1, whole genome shotgun sequence genome contains a region encoding:
- the LOC139165795 gene encoding uncharacterized protein: MVYSTKPQNFNLRLLTDAIIFGMRNVTIRNKLLAAEDSSLQDVIKAAQTAEVAEAAAADLKSNDKLLTVCKISEAHRTPGNHPHDYYSQDLDTYEDYCCQIRGPPARQPRPPFQPCAGCRGQHLRSRCPFKDAFCHRCDKRGHIAAVCRATLPDDLSGNQDLLPMFSAQWYYRPFRQQGRGSRRPWNPRGPEEPSSSIDTQVSHEPRRSERTPRRPARLDDYITYLSE, translated from the exons atGGTTTATTCCACAaaaccccaaaattttaaccttagactgttaaCAGATGCCATCATTTTCGGCATGAGGAATGTGACAATTCGGAACAAGCTGCTGGCGGCGGAAGATTCATCCCTACAAGATGTCATCAAGGCTGCTCAAACAGCTGAAGTGgccgaagccgctgcagctgacctGAAGTCCAACGACAAGCTGCTAACTGTCTGTAAAATATCTGAAGCTCATCGCACCCCAGGTAATCATCCTCACGACTACTATTCTCAAGACCTCGACACCTATGAAGACTACTGCTGTCAAATTCGAGGGCCACCAGCGAGGCAACCCCGTCCGCCATTCCagccctgtgccggatgccgCGGTCAGCACCTGAGATCCAGATGCCCCTTCAAAGACGCCTTCTGCCACCGATGTGATAAACGCGGGCACATTGCCGCCGTCTGCCGGGCCACTCTACCTGATGACCTCTCTGGCAATCAAGACCTGCTACCCATGTTTTCTGCCCAGTGGTACTACCGACCCTTCAGACAACAGGGCAGAGGGAGCAGACGGCCTTGGAACCCCCGAG GACCTGAAGAACCCTCCTCTTCCATAGACACCCAAGTATCCCATGAACCTCGTCGATCAGAGAGGACACCGAGAAGGCCTGCCCGGTTGGATGACTATATTACTTATTTGTCAGAATAA